The Mycolicibacterium doricum genome includes a region encoding these proteins:
- a CDS encoding carboxylate--amine ligase/circularly permuted type 2 ATP-grasp protein yields MLEAMPSTLGVEEEFHLVDLNTRRLTARAPELLGDLPSSYVAELQRCVVEMNSAVTHSLDDLDHELRERRRVLVDAASALGIGVVAAGAVPLSVPAEMQVTATPRYRQMLADYQLLAREQLICGTQIHVGVDDRDEAVATANRVAPFLPILLALSASSPFWSNGSDTGYSSVRTLVWQRWPTTGPAAPVATAAEYDALIQDLIRSGVITDAGMAYFDVRPSNSAPTLELRICDSCPSVATIVLIAGLFRAVVQREVDALRRGVPATVISPTLCRAATWRAARSGLEGELVDVQHPASRPASAVVSSFVESLRPQLEEFGDWPKVSGLVREVLVAGTSAARQRRALRRRGRLTDVVDQLVAETAGRWPATVAAAAADPSLLFGYQVAEGPASADTESQQPAVCYDEAIEPGGVPRRHYKAIFDSVASLGAARLRARESAIEQDQRAGGITFRVNGQERAQVFPVDLVPRIITAEDWHTLTVGLAQRARALNEFLRDIYAEQAILHDGILDEHALDRAPGFRSTGRVFAGPVRAHISGTDLICDRDGHWLVLEDNLRIPSGTAYAVANRRLLDRHVPEWHRPATTADVDDVPRMLFETLRASAPVEAPDDPQVVLLSAGWEDSAWFEHTFLAEEMNVALAHASNLSVRDGVLWRHLGRGQTRVDVLYVRMDEDMLLSSPGYDGEPLRAGLLQALASGTLTIANALGNGVGDDKAIYPRVPAMIKYYLGEEPLLPQVRTWVCGQRDERDHVLAHLAELVVKPIDGFGGSGVLIGPESSDAAIEQRRRELLTQPERFVAQDTVRLSTHPTFDGEGMYPHHVDLRAFVHLRPGTGDSVTAHVLPAALTRVATRGSSIVNSSSGGGSKDTWIGTGQPVF; encoded by the coding sequence GTGCTGGAGGCGATGCCATCGACGTTGGGAGTGGAAGAGGAATTTCACCTCGTCGACCTCAACACTCGGCGATTGACGGCGCGTGCGCCGGAACTGCTCGGCGATTTGCCAAGCAGCTACGTGGCGGAGTTGCAGCGCTGCGTCGTCGAAATGAACAGTGCGGTCACGCACTCCCTCGACGACCTCGACCATGAGCTACGCGAGCGGCGCCGGGTGCTGGTCGATGCGGCGTCGGCCCTGGGCATCGGGGTGGTGGCGGCGGGGGCGGTGCCGTTGTCGGTGCCCGCCGAGATGCAGGTGACCGCGACTCCGCGCTACCGCCAGATGCTGGCCGACTACCAGCTGCTGGCCCGTGAGCAGCTGATCTGCGGCACGCAAATCCACGTCGGTGTCGACGACCGGGACGAGGCCGTTGCGACAGCCAACCGGGTGGCGCCGTTCCTGCCCATCTTGTTGGCGCTGTCGGCGAGCTCGCCGTTCTGGTCGAACGGCTCGGACACCGGCTACAGCAGCGTGCGGACACTTGTCTGGCAACGATGGCCGACGACGGGACCGGCTGCGCCGGTCGCGACCGCCGCAGAGTACGACGCCCTGATCCAGGATCTCATCCGCAGCGGTGTCATCACCGACGCCGGAATGGCGTATTTCGACGTTCGTCCGTCGAATTCGGCGCCGACGCTGGAGCTGCGCATTTGCGACAGCTGTCCATCCGTCGCGACGATCGTGTTGATCGCCGGCTTGTTCCGCGCCGTGGTCCAACGTGAAGTCGACGCACTGCGGCGCGGTGTGCCGGCGACGGTGATCTCCCCGACACTGTGCCGTGCAGCGACCTGGCGGGCCGCGCGCTCTGGGCTGGAGGGTGAGCTGGTCGACGTCCAGCACCCGGCCAGTCGGCCCGCCAGCGCCGTCGTGAGCTCGTTCGTCGAGTCCCTGCGGCCTCAGCTCGAGGAGTTCGGCGACTGGCCGAAGGTCAGCGGGCTCGTCCGAGAGGTGCTCGTGGCGGGAACGTCCGCCGCTCGCCAGCGTCGTGCGCTGCGCCGCAGGGGCCGACTCACCGACGTGGTCGACCAACTCGTCGCCGAGACGGCGGGACGCTGGCCTGCCACCGTGGCGGCCGCCGCCGCCGACCCCTCCCTGCTGTTCGGCTACCAGGTCGCTGAAGGCCCCGCCTCTGCCGACACCGAATCGCAGCAGCCCGCCGTCTGCTACGACGAGGCCATCGAACCCGGCGGCGTACCGCGCCGGCACTACAAGGCGATCTTCGACAGCGTGGCCAGCCTCGGTGCCGCTAGGTTGCGGGCCCGCGAAAGTGCGATTGAGCAGGACCAGCGCGCCGGGGGCATCACCTTCCGCGTCAACGGTCAGGAACGGGCCCAGGTGTTCCCGGTGGACCTGGTTCCCCGCATCATCACCGCCGAGGATTGGCACACCCTGACAGTGGGCCTGGCTCAGCGTGCCCGAGCTCTCAACGAGTTCCTTCGCGACATCTATGCCGAGCAGGCGATCCTGCACGACGGAATCCTCGACGAGCATGCGCTTGACCGCGCCCCCGGCTTCCGCTCGACGGGGCGCGTCTTCGCCGGGCCGGTACGCGCCCACATCAGCGGCACCGATCTGATCTGCGACCGAGACGGGCATTGGCTGGTGTTGGAGGACAACCTGCGGATCCCGTCCGGCACTGCGTACGCGGTCGCCAACAGGCGCCTGCTGGACCGGCACGTGCCCGAATGGCACCGTCCCGCGACGACGGCCGATGTCGACGATGTGCCCCGCATGCTTTTCGAAACGCTGCGCGCCAGCGCTCCGGTGGAGGCGCCCGACGACCCGCAGGTGGTGCTGTTGTCTGCGGGCTGGGAGGACTCGGCGTGGTTTGAACACACCTTCCTGGCCGAGGAGATGAACGTCGCGTTGGCGCATGCCTCGAACCTCTCGGTGCGCGACGGCGTCCTGTGGCGTCACCTCGGGCGCGGCCAAACCCGTGTCGACGTCCTCTATGTGCGCATGGACGAGGACATGCTGCTGTCGTCGCCCGGCTATGACGGGGAGCCACTGCGCGCAGGCCTCCTTCAGGCGCTCGCGTCGGGCACCCTGACGATCGCCAACGCCCTCGGCAACGGCGTCGGCGACGACAAGGCGATCTACCCCCGCGTGCCGGCGATGATCAAGTACTACCTCGGCGAGGAACCGCTGCTGCCGCAGGTGCGGACCTGGGTGTGCGGACAGCGCGACGAACGCGATCACGTCCTGGCTCATCTTGCTGAGTTGGTCGTCAAGCCCATCGACGGATTCGGCGGCAGCGGTGTGCTCATCGGACCCGAATCCTCGGACGCCGCGATCGAGCAGCGCCGTCGCGAACTGCTCACGCAGCCAGAACGATTCGTCGCCCAGGACACGGTGCGCCTGTCCACCCACCCTACTTTCGACGGTGAAGGAATGTATCCACACCACGTCGATCTCAGGGCCTTCGTTCACCTGCGGCCGGGAACCGGTGACTCTGTCACCGCGCACGTGCTGCCCGCCGCGCTGACACGGGTCGCGACACGCGGTTCGAGCATTGTCAACTCCTCGTCGGGTGGAGGCAGCAAAGATACCTGGATCGGTACCGGGCAGCCGGTGTTCTGA
- a CDS encoding N-acetylglutaminylglutamine amidotransferase: MCGICGDITFDGTSADLSAVNRMTAAMSSRGPDSDGVVAYGRVAFGHRRLSIIDLSACGAQPMVDSELGLTLVFNGCIYNYHELRAELQYAGYGFFSTADSEVVIKAYHRWGPRCVERFKGMFAFAIADRDTGVVALARDRLGIKPLYLAEAAGRLRFASTIRALLRGGDVDTDIDRHALHHYMTFHSVVPAPRTIYQGVRKLPPATVRVIAPDGTHEDTVYWNPVFSRQPERSSWSARDWQHAVLDALRTAVDRRMVADVPVGVLLSGGIDSSLVVALLAERGQTELETFSIGFDSAGGESGDEYQYSDLVADTFGTEHHRIHIDSSRLVPAVAPTIAAMSEPMVSHDCVAFYLLSEEVSKSVKVVQSGQGADEILAGYDWYPPLASVARNQVTDAYAKVFFDRTHDDIRALLAPDFHLDRDVSYDFVAAHQEAAGADSAVDAALRLDTTVMLVDDPVKRVDNMTMAWGLEARVPFLDHDFVELAATCPPELKLASGGKGVLKDAARTLLPAEVIDRTKGYFPVPGIRHLHGEVLDLVRESLTNKAARQRGLYQPKAVEVMLAAPNDQRTTLGSNALWQLAVLEMWLQAMES, encoded by the coding sequence ATGTGCGGCATCTGTGGTGACATCACGTTCGACGGCACGTCGGCTGACCTGTCAGCGGTCAACCGCATGACCGCGGCGATGTCCAGTCGGGGCCCGGACTCCGACGGTGTCGTCGCCTACGGCCGGGTGGCCTTCGGTCACCGGCGCCTGTCGATCATCGATCTGTCGGCCTGCGGTGCACAGCCGATGGTGGACAGCGAACTGGGGCTCACACTGGTCTTCAACGGCTGCATCTACAACTACCATGAGTTGCGCGCCGAATTGCAGTATGCCGGCTACGGCTTCTTCTCGACCGCCGACAGTGAGGTTGTCATAAAGGCCTATCACCGGTGGGGACCCCGGTGCGTCGAGCGGTTCAAGGGCATGTTCGCGTTCGCGATCGCCGACCGCGACACCGGTGTGGTTGCCCTCGCCCGCGACCGGCTGGGCATCAAACCGCTCTACCTGGCCGAGGCAGCGGGTCGGCTCCGCTTCGCCTCCACGATCCGTGCACTGCTTCGGGGCGGTGACGTGGATACCGACATCGACCGGCACGCACTGCACCACTACATGACGTTTCATTCGGTGGTGCCCGCCCCACGCACTATCTACCAGGGCGTCCGGAAGCTGCCGCCGGCCACCGTCCGGGTCATCGCGCCGGACGGCACGCACGAGGACACCGTGTATTGGAACCCGGTGTTCAGCCGTCAACCGGAGCGGTCCTCCTGGTCCGCCCGGGACTGGCAACACGCCGTGCTGGACGCGTTACGCACCGCGGTGGACCGGCGCATGGTCGCCGATGTGCCCGTCGGTGTGCTGCTCTCCGGCGGCATCGACTCCTCGCTCGTCGTCGCCCTGCTGGCCGAGCGGGGCCAAACCGAACTGGAGACCTTCTCGATCGGATTCGACTCTGCCGGCGGCGAATCCGGCGACGAATACCAGTATTCCGATCTGGTTGCCGACACCTTCGGCACCGAGCATCACCGCATCCATATCGACAGCTCAAGGTTGGTTCCCGCGGTCGCCCCCACCATCGCGGCGATGAGCGAACCGATGGTGAGCCATGACTGTGTGGCGTTCTACCTCTTGTCCGAGGAGGTGAGCAAGTCGGTCAAGGTGGTGCAGTCGGGTCAGGGCGCCGACGAGATCCTCGCCGGCTACGACTGGTATCCACCGCTTGCCAGCGTCGCCCGCAACCAGGTGACTGACGCCTACGCGAAAGTGTTCTTCGACCGCACCCACGACGATATCCGAGCGCTCCTCGCACCCGACTTCCACCTCGATCGCGACGTCAGCTACGACTTCGTCGCGGCGCACCAGGAAGCAGCCGGCGCCGACAGCGCGGTCGATGCCGCGCTGCGCCTGGACACGACGGTCATGCTGGTCGACGACCCGGTCAAGCGGGTGGACAACATGACGATGGCCTGGGGACTGGAGGCCCGGGTGCCGTTCCTGGACCACGACTTCGTCGAACTGGCCGCGACTTGTCCCCCCGAACTGAAACTGGCCTCCGGCGGCAAGGGGGTGCTCAAAGACGCGGCCCGCACGCTGTTGCCGGCCGAGGTCATTGACCGCACGAAGGGCTACTTCCCGGTGCCGGGCATCCGCCACCTGCACGGCGAGGTGCTCGACCTGGTGCGAGAATCTTTGACCAACAAGGCCGCTCGCCAGCGCGGCCTTTATCAACCCAAAGCGGTCGAGGTGATGCTCGCCGCGCCCAACGACCAACGGACCACTCTCGGGTCGAACGCGTTGTGGCAGCTCGCGGTACTGGAAATGTGGTTGCAGGCGATGGAGTCCTGA
- a CDS encoding cupredoxin domain-containing protein gives MITIPAWGWARLRIPFKGYRGRSVYHCCHILDHEDAGMTAVGPTCDRPSTRHKPLRAPTSVAMGHPACGRLNDMTLRVRRFHHERDRQTTPATQPS, from the coding sequence GTGATAACCATTCCCGCATGGGGCTGGGCACGTCTACGCATTCCGTTCAAGGGCTATCGGGGCCGAAGCGTCTACCACTGCTGTCACATCCTCGACCACGAGGACGCGGGCATGACGGCCGTGGGCCCTACGTGCGATAGGCCGTCGACGCGCCATAAGCCATTGCGCGCGCCGACGTCGGTCGCGATGGGCCATCCCGCTTGTGGCCGCCTCAACGATATGACGTTGCGCGTCCGCCGTTTTCACCACGAGCGGGACCGACAGACTACGCCGGCCACCCAGCCGAGCTGA
- a CDS encoding nitroreductase family protein, producing the protein MAGSMPDVATLERALDTAARAPSAQNAQPWHWRVTSGGVDLFTDWSRRLGDSEGDRRDVLVSCGAVLHHCAVAFAAVGWAPRVHRFPARDDADHLALIELIEAPPSVRDNELAAAIPQRRADRRRYRAQPLPEGSLELLLVRAERDGVRFGVVPKAGWGRSTQGDVVLQYGRTVDAPADDAVLVVLATEANNDLAQLRAGEIMSELMLMATAMGLATCPLTTPLSDTRSRLSLACEVFDGDAYPQVLIRVGWAPADGPPLPVLERRSVRETTTWSI; encoded by the coding sequence CTGGCGGGTTCCATGCCCGATGTGGCGACGCTCGAGCGTGCCCTGGACACTGCCGCTCGGGCACCCTCGGCCCAGAACGCGCAGCCCTGGCACTGGCGCGTCACGTCCGGCGGCGTCGACCTGTTCACCGACTGGAGTCGCCGACTGGGGGACAGCGAGGGTGATCGCCGCGACGTCCTGGTCAGTTGTGGTGCGGTGCTGCACCACTGCGCGGTGGCGTTCGCCGCCGTCGGATGGGCTCCGCGGGTGCACCGGTTCCCGGCTCGTGACGATGCCGACCATCTGGCGCTGATTGAACTGATCGAGGCGCCGCCGAGCGTTCGTGACAACGAACTGGCGGCGGCGATCCCACAGCGGCGGGCCGACCGGCGTCGCTATCGGGCGCAGCCGCTTCCTGAGGGCTCGCTGGAGTTGTTGCTTGTGCGTGCGGAACGCGACGGTGTGCGGTTCGGTGTGGTTCCGAAAGCTGGCTGGGGCCGGTCCACCCAAGGCGACGTGGTGTTGCAGTACGGCCGGACAGTGGACGCACCGGCCGACGATGCGGTGCTGGTGGTGCTCGCCACCGAGGCGAACAACGATCTCGCGCAGCTGCGCGCCGGCGAGATCATGAGTGAGCTCATGCTGATGGCCACGGCGATGGGGTTGGCCACCTGTCCGCTTACGACGCCGCTGAGCGACACCCGCAGTCGACTGTCGTTGGCATGCGAGGTCTTCGACGGCGACGCGTATCCGCAGGTGTTGATCCGGGTGGGTTGGGCTCCGGCCGACGGCCCTCCGCTGCCGGTGCTCGAGCGGCGCTCCGTTCGCGAGACCACCACCTGGAGCATCTGA
- a CDS encoding DUF5313 domain-containing protein — MADARPSFFQRIAYAYGRRLPASMSRWVAEDLAGHGAVRRHMIRMAIPPLLVLAPLWLLPTSFYVRLEMTAPIYIWALLMALALNKVWRRHRLAQHNLDPELVDVIQRQKDAHIHESYARRFGPRPEEAKWQQNSSPF, encoded by the coding sequence ATGGCCGACGCCCGACCGTCGTTCTTCCAGCGCATCGCCTACGCCTACGGCCGACGGCTGCCCGCATCGATGAGTCGCTGGGTCGCCGAGGACCTCGCCGGGCACGGCGCCGTCCGCAGGCACATGATCCGCATGGCGATTCCACCGCTGCTGGTGCTGGCTCCGCTCTGGCTGCTGCCCACGTCCTTCTACGTGCGCCTGGAGATGACCGCACCGATCTACATCTGGGCGCTGCTGATGGCCCTCGCACTGAACAAGGTGTGGCGCCGTCACCGGTTGGCCCAGCACAACCTCGATCCCGAGCTGGTCGACGTGATCCAGCGCCAGAAGGACGCCCACATCCATGAGAGCTACGCCCGTCGCTTCGGACCCCGCCCGGAAGAGGCCAAGTGGCAACAGAACAGCAGTCCGTTTTGA
- a CDS encoding type II toxin-antitoxin system Rv0910 family toxin, whose translation MASVDVAVSSDLTPERAWELASNLRRFDEWLTIFGGWRSQVPAEIEVGTCVSSLIKVKGFRNTIHWRVTRYDELKEIELIGTGFPAIRIALSLHVEEEPNIGSKFRVIADLSGGLLNTRVGSLVAKVIESDVRKSVSNLAALR comes from the coding sequence ATGGCATCGGTCGACGTGGCTGTCTCATCGGACCTCACGCCGGAGAGGGCGTGGGAGTTGGCCTCCAATCTCCGGCGGTTCGACGAGTGGCTGACCATCTTCGGAGGATGGCGCAGCCAGGTACCCGCCGAGATCGAGGTCGGCACCTGCGTGTCGTCTCTGATCAAGGTCAAGGGATTCCGCAACACCATCCACTGGCGGGTCACCCGGTACGACGAACTCAAGGAGATCGAGCTGATCGGGACCGGATTCCCGGCGATCCGCATCGCGCTCTCGTTGCACGTAGAGGAAGAGCCGAACATCGGCTCGAAGTTTCGGGTCATCGCCGACCTGTCCGGTGGTCTGCTCAACACCCGGGTTGGGTCGCTGGTGGCGAAGGTGATCGAGTCCGACGTGCGCAAATCGGTCAGCAACCTCGCCGCGCTGCGCTAG
- a CDS encoding S8 family serine peptidase yields the protein MSTSQTMTPATPGAPDPLRVNQWALDAARLPGAWEHSTGSGQVIAIVDTGVDPAHPDLAGKLVGGYDVLTNSTEAADPHGHGTHVAGIAAAAANNGIGIIGAAPDAKIMPVRALDANGAGSDDTIAAGIDWATEHGANVINLSLGESGLAGRLSKGGPINAAIRRAGAAGVVVVGAAGNDSDRKRVYRIGVPVMVVVASDQNGQPTGFTNTGDLRSIAAPGQDILSTAPIGPTTGWPQGTDGYATLSGTSMASPLVAGVAALLLAQGRSAEQVMTILADTATNPSADRRLGAGIIDAAAAVTA from the coding sequence GTGTCGACGTCACAAACCATGACGCCGGCCACACCGGGCGCACCCGACCCGCTGCGTGTCAACCAGTGGGCGCTCGATGCGGCGCGCCTGCCCGGCGCGTGGGAGCACTCCACCGGCAGCGGGCAGGTGATCGCCATCGTCGACACCGGTGTCGACCCCGCCCACCCCGATCTGGCGGGCAAGCTGGTCGGCGGCTACGACGTGCTCACCAACAGCACGGAAGCCGCCGACCCCCATGGTCATGGCACCCACGTGGCAGGCATCGCGGCCGCGGCCGCCAACAACGGCATCGGCATCATCGGGGCCGCCCCCGACGCCAAGATCATGCCGGTGCGCGCCCTCGACGCCAACGGCGCCGGCAGCGACGACACCATCGCCGCCGGCATCGACTGGGCCACCGAGCACGGAGCGAACGTGATCAATCTGTCCCTGGGTGAGTCCGGTCTGGCGGGCCGGCTGAGCAAGGGCGGCCCGATCAACGCCGCGATCCGCCGTGCCGGCGCGGCTGGGGTCGTTGTCGTCGGGGCCGCCGGCAACGACAGCGACCGCAAGCGCGTGTACCGCATTGGGGTACCGGTCATGGTTGTCGTGGCGAGCGACCAGAACGGCCAGCCGACCGGCTTCACCAACACCGGCGACCTGCGGTCCATCGCCGCGCCAGGCCAGGACATCCTGTCCACCGCTCCGATCGGCCCGACCACCGGGTGGCCGCAGGGCACCGATGGATACGCCACACTGTCCGGCACGTCGATGGCCAGCCCGCTCGTCGCCGGCGTCGCCGCGCTGCTGCTCGCCCAGGGGCGCAGCGCCGAACAGGTGATGACCATACTCGCGGACACCGCGACCAACCCCAGCGCAGATCGACGACTTGGTGCCGGCATCATCGACGCCGCAGCCGCCGTCACCGCCTGA
- a CDS encoding ribbon-helix-helix domain-containing protein, whose product MSTVTNESAQRTTGLTVRLPGEVADALKNYAFVTDTSANEVIKRALIEYLKNHGRTELMESAFARVLQQHNVALDKLADM is encoded by the coding sequence ATGAGTACGGTGACCAATGAGTCAGCCCAGCGCACCACTGGGCTGACCGTCCGGCTCCCTGGGGAAGTTGCGGACGCGCTGAAGAACTACGCCTTCGTGACCGACACATCGGCCAACGAAGTTATCAAGCGCGCCCTCATCGAATACCTCAAGAATCACGGGCGGACCGAACTCATGGAGTCGGCGTTCGCCCGCGTCCTACAGCAGCACAACGTGGCGCTGGACAAGCTGGCGGACATGTAG
- a CDS encoding type II toxin-antitoxin system death-on-curing family toxin: MVGPDQLRDFGLLDAAVTRPQMSAHGADAFPTIHEKAAALLHALARTHPFVTANKRTAWMATAMFYMVNGYNLYTEAGQVVGLKWMSPKGRSTYRESRPSSRNGRKTLTRPTNGSTTSKASERRASCAGADQSVSAT; this comes from the coding sequence TTGGTCGGCCCTGATCAACTCCGCGATTTCGGACTGCTCGACGCTGCTGTCACCCGTCCGCAGATGAGCGCGCACGGCGCCGACGCCTTCCCGACCATCCACGAAAAGGCGGCGGCGCTGCTGCACGCGCTCGCCCGCACCCACCCGTTTGTCACCGCCAACAAGCGCACGGCGTGGATGGCGACGGCGATGTTCTACATGGTCAACGGCTACAACCTCTATACCGAAGCGGGCCAGGTCGTCGGCCTCAAGTGGATGTCGCCGAAGGGCAGATCGACGTACAGGGAATCGCGGCCATCCTCAAGGAATGGGCGCAAGACTTTGACACGTCCGACGAATGGATCGACGACATCGAAGGCTAGTGAGCGCCGCGCCAGTTGTGCCGGTGCGGATCAGTCGGTCTCAGCGACGTGA
- a CDS encoding NtaA/DmoA family FMN-dependent monooxygenase (This protein belongs to a clade of FMN-dependent monooxygenases, within a broader family of flavin-dependent oxidoreductases, the luciferase-like monooxygenase (LMM) family, some of whose members use coenzyme F420 rather than FMN.), producing the protein MTEKFHLGWFLNFVADEWNGNWGDGGRDFTGDFYVDVARDFERAKFDYILIEDKLMVSTAFGGTMEHDLKHGINPKHDPVPLAVLIASATNHIGVIPTMSTSFYPPFLLARLCSTIDHIARGRFGWNVVTSGEDRSAQNFGMDKLYEHDERYAMASEYMEVVSRLWESWEPDAIERDYETGTYANFKKVNTIDFEGKYYKSRGPLNTAPCPQYRPTIAQAGASPPGRELAAQHADTIVAPANGVEAMKAYRDDIHDRMTANGRDPSECKVLYLVSPIVADTHEEALAKRDRWFNTPSYIEYMLAEISSITEIDFSQFDLDQPLGELTTNGERGSLESFLSRGKGKTLREIVTGSGLTANIPLVGTPAEVAKEMGDLMEQVGGDGFLITSPVMRLNRRYVTEITDGLVPELQKLGLTRSEYTTTMLRDTLREF; encoded by the coding sequence TTGACCGAAAAATTCCATCTGGGATGGTTCCTGAACTTCGTCGCTGACGAGTGGAACGGCAATTGGGGTGACGGTGGGCGCGACTTCACCGGCGATTTCTACGTCGATGTGGCCCGTGACTTCGAGCGCGCCAAGTTCGACTACATCCTGATCGAAGACAAGCTAATGGTGTCGACCGCTTTCGGTGGCACGATGGAGCACGACCTCAAACACGGGATCAACCCCAAACACGACCCGGTTCCGCTGGCTGTCCTGATCGCCTCCGCCACGAATCATATCGGCGTCATCCCAACGATGTCGACAAGCTTCTACCCACCCTTCCTGCTGGCCCGGTTGTGCAGCACCATCGACCACATCGCCCGGGGACGGTTCGGCTGGAACGTCGTGACCTCCGGCGAAGACCGTTCTGCCCAGAACTTCGGCATGGACAAGCTCTATGAGCACGATGAGCGCTACGCGATGGCGAGCGAATACATGGAAGTAGTCAGCAGGCTTTGGGAGTCGTGGGAACCGGACGCCATCGAGCGCGATTACGAGACCGGGACGTACGCAAACTTCAAGAAGGTCAACACCATTGACTTCGAAGGCAAGTACTACAAGAGCCGCGGTCCGCTGAATACCGCGCCTTGCCCACAGTACCGGCCCACCATCGCCCAGGCCGGCGCCTCGCCCCCTGGACGCGAGCTGGCCGCACAGCACGCCGACACGATTGTTGCACCGGCCAACGGCGTCGAGGCGATGAAGGCCTACCGCGACGACATCCACGACCGGATGACGGCCAATGGGCGCGACCCCTCCGAGTGCAAGGTGCTTTACCTGGTGTCGCCAATCGTGGCCGACACGCACGAGGAGGCGCTAGCCAAGCGGGACCGGTGGTTCAATACCCCGTCCTACATCGAATACATGTTGGCGGAGATCTCTTCCATCACTGAGATCGACTTTTCACAGTTCGATCTCGATCAGCCGCTGGGAGAGCTGACGACCAACGGCGAGCGGGGCTCGCTGGAGAGTTTCCTGTCGCGAGGCAAGGGCAAGACGCTGCGCGAGATCGTCACTGGCAGCGGCCTCACGGCCAACATCCCGCTGGTCGGCACACCTGCCGAGGTGGCCAAGGAGATGGGCGACCTGATGGAGCAGGTTGGCGGTGACGGCTTCCTCATCACCAGCCCGGTGATGCGACTCAACCGCCGCTACGTCACCGAGATCACTGACGGGCTGGTACCCGAGCTACAGAAGCTAGGCCTGACCCGCTCGGAGTACACCACCACCATGTTGCGAGACACGTTGCGCGAGTTCTGA
- a CDS encoding heme-binding protein: MNRSLQLWPRRRVVGAATAVAAAGFVGLAAAGTGVAQPPPPDPCSPAAVMRVHAGVMTQMADYLDSRPDVQQVFIDARSKATSQERHAAIQSFTDTHPDVAAAFQNIRRPMHDLMTRCNLPMGSGMMDRGMAPGQMAPGATAPGQ; encoded by the coding sequence GTGAATAGGAGTCTGCAGTTGTGGCCAAGACGCCGTGTCGTTGGCGCAGCTACTGCCGTTGCGGCGGCGGGCTTTGTTGGGCTGGCAGCAGCCGGCACTGGGGTTGCGCAACCGCCGCCACCGGACCCGTGTTCTCCCGCAGCAGTGATGCGTGTGCATGCCGGCGTGATGACGCAAATGGCCGACTACCTGGACTCCCGTCCCGACGTTCAGCAGGTCTTCATCGATGCGAGAAGCAAGGCCACTTCTCAGGAACGGCACGCCGCTATCCAGTCATTCACTGATACTCATCCCGACGTGGCCGCTGCGTTCCAGAACATCCGCCGACCGATGCACGATCTGATGACGAGGTGCAACTTGCCCATGGGCTCAGGCATGATGGACCGGGGTATGGCGCCCGGGCAGATGGCGCCCGGAGCCACCGCACCAGGGCAGTAA